The Ananas comosus cultivar F153 linkage group 7, ASM154086v1, whole genome shotgun sequence genome has a window encoding:
- the LOC109712561 gene encoding formin-like protein 20 isoform X3, which produces MALFRRLFYRKPPDRLLEITERVYVFDCCFSMEIMDEDEYKDYMDGIVLQLRDHFPDASFMVFNFRDDEGKSQISTMFSLYDITVSNYPHQYSGCPLLPLEIILHFLRLSEGWLTLQGQQNILLMHCERGGWPVLAFMLAGLLLYRKQYSDEQRTLEMVYKQAPKELLHVLSPLNSQPSHLRYLQYISRLGSELEWPLQNNPFTLDCLILRVVPNFDGQGGCRPIIRVYGQDPLTPADRSSNILFSTSKTKKYVRHYRQADNAPIKLNVGCCIQGDVVLECLQVDEDLEDEELMFRVMFNTAFIQSHILLLTLEDIDVPWDVKDQFSKDFKAEVLFSEFDAEFDTTTEAAAAYEDETEVASQEEFFEAEEIFSNPDWQDGQRDDMTPKAEAMSSSFIFANSQQDLNMNETQENSFDEGIVLLETSDEKKLDNMGIVAQKVYLAIEEEMDKLRMDMNHSVDTVCEEIGSSEINNLKQDIVASASNQDTNDLLRVTGEEVGLSETRDSKQDMEGIVQRTNVDDLISSLEYLAQKEELKSESARSISEQYAVNSSTEETILYNLETSHCNGEAERSNTGKCMQSNVQPNDTYQVEVEEFDFWKEENEKLVPSKLEEPLTSNIEPPSRLVLPEQKLEQLESQDIDNGMQKIEVLKVCPEISMSQGPTASFEQAPSDLRGLKCNLTVYEGRVEGRTANTTIFSAPASTITTHGSLLSQTAKSHTQSLINEAFAEPPTTNILPPSSSIPLPTSQLRESSHASLHSNVSLTASVNTSITCTTVDSPSAPSPLSSPPPASLETKALLKFPPCPPPPPPPPPPPPPPQPFSYALSFHSSPFPFQIRVSIHVPMQQPSMLLPSEYNASAVASLSQILPVETPATRVVPSLSPSSPSRQFTHSNTLDKDLCSLSSAFLLPIATNISIPLSSSLPMPSGISNKCAPTPPPPPPPPPPLSLICQLTPTNHLKTHNNVSFPSPPPSPPLWKELNAKNHLLEHDEGIPKNSTLLSIPTFKQSGGVLDAPMPTSPSRSDMHPTKIPLLLSPHVDEPLPMPQYELLDNANNAPLTTTKLCKEALSPIPPPPPPLSFSLQEGLGTPSQLLPSMHLEPSNLAFSLEEQSESLPQSPSQPLSPPPTFVTHNKNAISPPLPIVITHGSASLQNCGAPSPPLPPSHPPKKFEEVSPPPEMVQEVLPPFVTSSPQVMAPVSTLLLSSVVHAGPLLPPSIPEYLGGPYLSLRTYTRSPSSLSLQESCKGGQPLPSYMETQNSALPPSPLLFSIEAQEDAPFSPSKGLRGTRTSPPPPPPLSVGLCRGVSPPHSPSVEAQKSAPPPLPPLSFFTKAHTGTPLPPPLPPPLTKAPFSVAYREPSPPPFSSKGHGEAPPPSPPPPPPPPPLPPKSYGEALPLSSPSRSYGGALLQLPSSPRSYKGAPHPPPPPPPPPPPSPFSSYAGASPLPSLSPEAQRGALPPSPPSPPPLPPNAVAHGELFAPPFPFRGHEGAPPPSPPPPKLYGEPPPPPPPPPPYESYGGAPIPPRPPPPNSYGGAPPPPSLLPDGCRGAPPPPPPSPGMFGVVPPSPPPIGGYEGALTTLPGGYGGASPPLPPPGGHGGAPPPPPPPPPPPLGGHGEAPPPPPLPEERRGAPPPPLLPGGCGGAPPPPPPPPPLPPGGHGRAPPPPPPPLPTPGGHGGAPPPPPPPPPPPGGHGGAPPPPPLPPPGGHGGAPPPPPLPGGSGGAPPPPPPPGGRGGAPPPPPPPVGRGGAPHPPPPPGGVPPPPPPRGHGGAPIPPPPLGGRTPPAPPGTSGAPPPPPIGATSSSVGTRGALPNAMIGGRGHGLARSSTRKSSLKPLHWVKVTRAMQGSLWAELQKHADNSTSEFDVSELETLFSAVVPKSNDGSKSDGRQKSAGSKSDKVHLIDLRRANNTEIMLTKIKMPLSDMMNAALALDDSILDADQVENLLKFCPTKEEMELLKWKQGKPWKM; this is translated from the exons ATGGCTCTGTTTAGGAGGTTGTTCTACAGGAAGCCGCCCGATCGGCTTCTGGAGATAACAGAGCGAGTCTACG TGTTCGACTGTTGCTTCTCGATGGAAATCATGGATGAAGATGAGTACAAGGATTACATGGATGGTATTGTCCTCCAACTTCGCGACCATTTTCCTGATGCTTCATTCATGGTATTTAACTTTAGAGATGATGAAGGGAAGAGCCAAATTTCAACCATGTTTTCCCTATACGACATAACAGTCAGTAATTACCCTCATCAGTATTCCGGGTGCCCTTTACTTCCTTTGGAGATTATTCTTCATTTCTTGAGGTTGAGTGAGGGCTGGCTTACATTACAAGGGCAGCAAAATATTCTGTTAATGCATTGTGAAAGGGGAGGATGGCCTGTTCTTGCTTTTATGCTTGCAGGTCTTCTATTGTATAGGAAACAGTACAGTGATGAGCAGAGGACACTGGAAATGGTGTACAAGCAAGCACCTAAGGAGCTTCTTCATGTCTTATCCCCATTGAACTCGCAGCCTTCTCATCTGAGATATCTTCAATACATATCCAGATTGGGCAGTGAGTTAGAGTGGCCATTGCAGAATAACCCTTTCACTTTAGATTGTCTAATCCTCAGAGTTGTTCCAAATTTCGACGGACAAGGTGGTTGCCGGCCGATTATTCGTGTCTATGGTCAAGACCCCCTGACCCCGGCTGACAGAAGTTCCAATATACTTTTCTCAACATCCAAGACAAAAAAATATGTTAGGCATTACAGACAG GCAGATAATGCACCGATAAAGCTAAATGTTGGTTGCTGCATTCAAGGGGATGTAGTCCTTGAGTGCCTTCAGGTGGATGAGGATTTGGAAGACGAGGAATTGATGTTCCGTGTTATGTTCAACACAGCCTTTATTCAGTCTCATATTTTGCTGCTGACCCTTGAGGATATCGACGTGCCATGGGATGTCAAGGATCAGTTTTCTAAGGACTTTAAAGCAGAG GTACTCTTTTCAGAGTTTGATGCTGAGTTCGATACCACCACAGAAGCTGCAGCTGCATATGAGGATGAGACGGAAGTTGCATCACAAGAGGAGTTCTTTGAGGCAGAAGAGATTTTCAGCAATCCAGATTGGCAGGATGGACAGAGGGATGACATGACTCCTAAAGCTGAAGCAATGAGCAGCAGCTTTATATTTGCCAATTCTCAACAGGACCTGAATATGAATGAGACCcaagaaaattcttttgatgAAGGCATTGTGCTGCTGGAGACATCAGATGAAAAAAAGCTAGATAACATGGGAATTGTAGCACAAAAAGTCTATTTAGCAATTGAAGAAGAGATGGACAAGCTGAGGATGGATATGAATCATAGTGTTGATACAGTGTGTGAAGAGATTGGCTCATCAGAGATAAACAATTTAAAGCAGGATATAGTGGCTAGTGCATCCAACCAGGATACAAATGACCTTCTTAGAGTAACTGGTGAAGAGGTGGGTTTGTCAGAAACTAGAGATTCGAAACAggacatggaggggattgtacAAAGAACCAATGTAGATGATTTGATTTCCAGTTTAGAATACCTAGCACAGAAAGAAGAGTTAAAAAGCGAATCAGCACGCAGTATTTCTGAACAGTATGCTGTTAATAGTTCAACAGAAGAAACTATTCTATACAACTTGGAAACAAGTCATTGCAATGGGGAAGCAGAAAGAAGCAACACTGGGAAATGTATGCAATCAAATGTGCAACCAAATGATACTTATCAGGTTGAGGTGGAGGAGTTTGActtttggaaagaggaaaatgagaaGCTTGTGCCTTCTAAACTAGAGGAACCACTGACAAGCAACATTGAACCACCTTCTCGATTAGTTTTGCCAGAACAAAAACTTGAGCAGCTAGAATCTCAGGACATTGACAATGGCATGCAAAAAATTGAAGTGCTAAAAGTATGTCCGGAGATCTCTATGAGCCAAGGTCCTACTGCTTCTTTTGAGCAAGCACCATCTGATCTAAGGGGCTTGAAATGCAACTTAACAGTATATGAAGGCCGTGTTGAAGGAAGAACTGCAAATACTACTATTTTTTCTGCTCCTGCAAGTACAATAACAACTCATGGATCTCTATTGTCTCAAACAGCAAAATCCCATACTCAATCCTTAATCAATGAAGCCTTCGCTGAACCACCAACAACTAATATACTGCCACCATCCTCCTCTATACCATTGCCAACGTCTCAATTGAGAGAGTCATCTCATGCTTCTTTACATTCAAATGTCTCTCTTACTGCTTCAGTTAACACTTCTATAACATGTACTACTGTTGATTCACCTTCTGCACCTTCACCTTTATCTTCGCCACCTCCTGCTTCTTTGGAAACTAAAGCACTACTCAAGTTCCCTCCCTGTCCA ccaccgccaccgccacctccgccaccgccaccgccaccacaACCATTCTCCTATGCTTTATCTTTCCACTCCTCTCCATTTCCATTTCAAATAAGAGTGTCAATCCATGTACCTATGCAGCAACCTTCAATGCTTTTGCCATCAGAATATAATGCATCAGCAGTTGCTTCTTTATCTCAAATATTGCCTGTTGAAACGCCGGCAACACGTGTTGTTCCATCTCTTTCCCCATCATCTCCATCTCGACAATTCACACATTCAAACACACTGGATAAAGACTTATGTTCCCTTTCTTCAGCCTTTCTACTTCCCATAGCAACCAACATATCgattcctctctcttcttctttaccTATGCCATCAGGAATATCCAACAAATGTGCTCctacaccaccaccaccaccaccaccacctccgccaCTATCATTGATTTGCCAGCTTACTCCAACTAACCATCTTAAAACTCACAATAATGTCTCCTTTCCCTCACCTCCTCCATCTCCTCCACTTTGGAAGGAATTAAATGCCAAGAATCATCTATTAGAACATGATGAAGGAATACCAAAGAACTCCACTTTACTCTCTATACCTACTTTTAAACAAAGTGGTGGTGTATTGGATGCTCCTATGCCAACTTCACCCTCTCGAAGTGACATGCATCCTACAAAAATTCCTCTACTACTATCTCCTCATGTTGATGAACCCTTACCAATGCCTCAATATGAACTTTTAGATAATGCTAATAATGCACCCTTGACTACTACCAAACTATGTAAAGAAGCATTGTCACCGAtcccacctccacctccacctctttctttctctcttcagGAAGGATTGGGAACTCCATCTCAACTATTGCCTTCTATGCATTTAGAACCTTCAAACTTAGCATTTTCTCTAGAAGAACAAAGTGAATCTCTACCACAATCACCATCACAACCACTATCACCACCACCAACATTTGTTACCCATAATAAAAACGCAATAAGTCCACCTTTACCAATTGTTATAACACATGGAAGCGCTTCATTGCAAAATTGTGGAGCACCTTCGCCTCCGCTTCCACCTTCACATCCTCCAAAGAAGTTTGAAGAAGTTTCACCTCCTCCAGAGATGGTCCAAGAAGTTTTGCCTCCATTCGTTACTTCTAGTCCACAAGTAATGGCTCCAGTATCAACTCTATTATTATCTTCTGTGGTGCATGCTGGGCCTCTACTACCGCCTTCTATCCCAGAATATCTTGGAGGTCCATATTTGTCTCTTCGAACATATACAAGATCTCCATCATCACTATCACTCCAAGAAAGTTGTAAAGGAGGTCAACCACTACCTTCTTATATGGAAACACAAAATAGTGCTCTGCCACCATCACCACTTCTATTTTCTATTGAAGCTCAGGAGGATGCTCCATTTTCTCCTTCCAAGGGACTAAGGGGAACACGAActtcaccgccgccgccgccacctttaTCTGTCGGATTATGTAGAGGAGTTTCACCACCACATTCTCCTTCCGTGGAAGCACAAAAAAGTGCTCCACCACCGTTGCCACCACTATCGTTTTTTACAAAAGCTCATACAGGTACACCattgccgccgccgctgccgccgccgctgacAAAAGCACCATTTTCAGTAGCGTACAGAGAGCCCTCTCCACCACCTTTTTCTTCTAAAGGACATGGAGAAGCTccgccgccttcgcctccgcctccgcctccaccaccGCCGCTACCTCCTAAgtcatatggagaagctctacCACTATCGTCACCTTCTAGATCGTATGGTGGAGCTCTACTGCAATTGCCGTCGTCTCCAAGATCATATAAAGGAGCTCCACatccaccgccaccgccaccgccaccgccaccgccatcgCCCTTCAGCTCATATGCAGGAGCTTCACCTCTACCATCACTTTCTCCAGAAGCCCAAAGAGGTGCTCTGCCACCATCACCACCGTCCCCGCCACCTCTACCACCCAATGCAGTAGCACATGGAGAGCTCTTTGCACCACCTTTTCCTTTTAGAGGGCATGAAGGAGCTCCACCACCATCGCCGCCACCTCCTAAATTATACGGAGaacctccaccgccgccgccgccgccgccgccatatGAATCATATGGAGGAGCTCCAATACCACCTAGGCCGCCGCCTCCCAACTcatatggaggagctccacctccACCATCACTTCTTCCCGATGGTTGTCGGGGAgctccacctccaccacctcctTCCCCTGGAATGTTTGGAGTAGTACCACCATCACCGCCTCCTATTGGAGGGTATGAAGGAGCTCTAACTACTCTCCCTGGAGGGTATGGAGGAGCTTCACCTCCACTGCCTCCTCCTGGAGGgcatggaggagctccaccaccacctccacctccacctccacctcctctcGGAGGGCATGGAGAagctccacctccacctccccTTCCCGAAGAACGTAGAGGAGCTCCACCTCCGCCGCTTCTTCCCGGAGGAtgtggaggagctccacctccacctccacctccaccaccactTCCTCCCGGAGGGCATGGAAGagctccacctccacctccaccaccactGCCTACTCCAGGGGGgcatggaggagctccacctccacctccacctccaccgcctcctcccGGAGGgcatggaggagctccacctccacctccattGCCTCCTCCCGGAGGGCACGGAGGagctccacctccacctcctcttCCCGGAGGAagtggaggagctccacctccaccacctcccCCCGGAGGACGTGGTGGAgctccacctccaccacctcccCCCGTAGGACGTGGTGGAGCTCCACATCCACCACCACCCCCTGGAGGAGTTCCTCCACCGCCACCTCCTAGAGGACATGGGGGAGCTCCTATTCCACCTCCTCCACTAGGAGGGCGTACACCTCCAGCTCCACCTGGAACATCTGGTGCCCCACCGCCTCCTCCAATAGGCGCAACTAGTTCTTCAGTTGGCACAAGAGGTGCACTACCAAATGCAATGATCGGCGGACGAGGGCATGGGCTCGCTCGTTCTTCAACTCGAAAGTCATCTTTAAAGCCGTTGCACTGGGTAAAAGTAACAAGAGCTATGCAAGGAAGCTTGTGGGCAGAATTACAAAAACATGCCGACAATAG CACCTCAGAGTTTGATGTGTCAGAACTTGAGACTCTCTTCTCTGCAGTGGTTCCAAAGTCAAATGATGGCTCTAAATCTGATGGACGCCAAAAATCTGCTGGATCTAAATCTGATAAAGTTCACCTG ATTGACTTAAGGCGAGCAAATAACACTGAGATCATGTTGACGAAAATCAAGATGCCGTTATCTGATATGATG AATGCTGCCCTAGCATTAGATGATTCAATTCTAGATGCAGATCAAGTGGAAAATCTCTTAAAGTTTTGTCCAACTAAGGAGGAAATGGAGCTTTTGAAG TGGAAACAAGGAAAACCTTGGAAAATGTGA